AGCTGACCATATTGTATATGTCTGGTTTGATGCCCTTACAAACTATCTTACCGGGATAGGTTTTCTTGAAGATGATGAATTGTTTAATGCCTTCTGGCCCTGCGATGCACACCTCATTGGTAAGGATATTCTGAGGTTTCACGCTGTTTACTGGCCCAGTTTTTTAATGTCTCTTGGTATTCAGCCGCCGAAGCACATTTTTGCCCATGGCTGGTGGACCATCGAGGGTCGCAAAATGTCAAAATCATTAGGAAATGTGATTGATCCCAATGAGGTGGTAAAACAATATGGTGTAGATGAGTTCCGGTTTTTTCTCTTCAGGGAAGTGCCCTTCGGACTTGATGGTGATTTTTCGAAGAAAGCCATCACACACAGGATCAACGGGGATCTTGCCAATGATTTCGGAAACCTGGTAAGCAGAAGCGTTACCATGATCGGAAAATTCCTGAAAGGTAAAGTAGAGAAACCGGAAACAAAGGGCGGAATTGATGAGCACGTGGAGGAACGTGTAAGACAACTTATCGATGAATACCAAAAGGAGATGGAAGTTTTTTCATACTATAAAGCATTGCAGCATGTCTTCGAGATAACATCGATACTCAACAAATATATTGATTCTGAAGCACCATGGAAACTTGCCAAAGAAGCTGACCCAAGGGTTAAAACAGTTCTCTATAATCTCTGGAATGGTTTAAGGGTTACCGCTATGCTTCTTTATCCCTTTATGCCTGTCAAATCCCAGTCCATTTGGAACGCGATCGGCATCGGCAAAATGATAGAAAAAGTATCGTTCGATGAAGAAAAGGTTTTTTATTGTATCGATGATATGGCTACAATAGGGAAAATAGCCCCCATTTTTCCGAGGATTGAAGACTGACGTGTCCTTTGTATCGTTAAGAAAGGCCCTTGAAAATGTTTTGCTGGAGTACCACTTTGCAGGCGATATCGATGCCTATAAGGTGTTTCATCTCTGGGAAGATATTGTAGGAGGGAAAACAGCTCACCATACAAAACCAATAAGGATTAATCAAAGCATTCTTTATGTAGAAGTCGATGATCCCCTCTGGCTGAGCCAGTTGCGATATATGAAGCTGGATATCATGGATAAGATTGACAGAATGATCAAAAAAGGGGTACTGAAAGACCTCAAGTTTTATCTTAAGACTAATTAATTTGCTGCAAAGCTATCGACCCAAGCAGGTAAGCAATTTACCGTAAAAGGGCCTTAATTTCATTTATAATAGAAAAAATGATGTTTTTTTACAATAAAGTGAAAAACTCCTTGACATTATTGATAGTTATGTTAATAATTCTCATAGATGGTTATTCCTGCGGGGGTTAACACAACAGGCAGAGGCAATTTGCCTGATAATCATATATATTCATACATAATCCAAGGAGGTAGTTGAAAATGACCAAAGCAGAGATTGTAGCAAAGGTAGCAGAGGAACTTAAGGTTTCAAAAGCAGCTGCAGCAAAGGCTTTCGGTGTAATGACCGGTTGTATCGAAGGGGCGCTCAAAAAAGGTGAAAAGGTAACATTCGTTGGGTTTGGCACATTTTCTGTTGCAGATAGAAAGGCCAGAAAAGGCAGAAACCCCCAGACAGGCAAAGAGATTAAAATTGCCGCAAAGAAAGTGCCAAAATTCAGCGCTGGTGCAGCCTTAAAGGCAGCAGTAAGTGGTAAAGCGGTTGCTGCAAAGCCTAAAGCAAAAAAGGCAGCAGCAAAACCTAAAAAGAAGTAGGTCGAGCGCAGCGGGCCTTCGGGCCCGCTTTTTTTTATTGCAAAATCCGTTTGTCTCTATATTGATATTATGCAAAACAAGAAATGGGAAGAAGAGGAATGGGCTGAACACCATGAAGATATTTTTATTTTTCATTCTGATAGTATTTCTCCCTGTCAGCGTTCTTTGCCAGGGCAGTCCTTTTGTCCCCAATGATCCATATTTCTTTTATAACGCAACAGAAAGGCCCGGGTTTCCCGGCCAGTGGCACCTTATAAATAACGCACCCTCCGGGGGCATTCTTTTTACCATCCCTGACGGTGGGACTTCAACAGTGCTGATGAGGAACTCCGGCGTAGACGCCGGACTCCGTGATGCCTGGAAGATGGGATACACCGGGAAGGGAGTGGTCATCGGGATTGTGGACGATGGCGTGGAAGGGACTCATGAAGATATTGCACCTAACTATAAGTCAGCTTTAAGTCGTAACTTCAGTTCAGACAAATCCATTGCCGATGCTGCTCAGGGGCCTATTGACAATGATGACAACCATGGACAGGCCGTCGCAGGGGTAGCAGCTGCCCGGGGAGGCAACGGCATCGGCGGTACAGGCGCCGCACCCTACGCATCCATCGTCGGATTAAACCCATACCCCGGAAAGGAAATCAATAATACAGCCATCAGGGCGTTATATGTAGAATCCTATTACTGGAAGAGCGGTGTTGACCCTCTTACGGGAAAGATCACAGCTAAACCTCAAATCAACATAATGAACCATAGTTATGGTCAAAAAACGCCCTGGAATCTGAACGACGACCTACATGGCTCAGACATTACAACTGCATTGAATCGGACTGCCGGTAACGGTATTATCCATGTCTGGTCAGCAGGAAACGAGCGAGGTATAGCCAATGAAGATACCGGTAAAGACAATGTCCTTACCAACAGTAACGTGATTCCTGTGGCTGCCCTGGGCAGCGATGAGAAATTCTCTGACTACAGTAATTACGGCTCCAATGTCTTTGTCACGGCACCATCGAGCAGGTCAGGCTTGTATTCCGGTTATTATACTTTTGGTATTACGACTACCGACAGAACCGGTGCGAGTTTAGGTTATAACCGTTACTCTACCGAAAATAAAAAAGGTGACTGGACCGATCTTTTTCCGGATTACAACTACACAAGCACCTTCGGAGGCACTTCCTCCTCCGCTCCCCTTGTATCCGGCATCCTGGCTCTTGGCATGGAGGCAAACAAACAAATGGATGTCCGCATGGCAAAGCATGTGCTTGTGCAGACGAGTACCATGGTTGATCCTAATGATGCCAGCACAACGGGTGGATGGGTAAAAAACGGGGCGGGCAACTGGTTTAACCCGAACTATGGTTTCGGCAACATCAATGCAGGCAAGTTTGTCGAAACAGTAAAAAAGGTGGCCTATGTGACCAAACAAACCTCCTACTCGACCGGCACGCAAACGGTCAATGAAGCAATAAAATACCTTGACAATAACAATAATAAGGGCACGAGCAAGGAGTTCACCTTAACAACGAACGAACTGCCTGCTTCACTCAGACAGCCTTTGGAGGGCGTAGAGGTTGATCTCAACTTTACTCATACAAAACGCGGTGATCTTACAGCCAGCATCACCTCCCCCTATGCGACAAAAAGCCGGCTGTTCAACTCCACCAAAGACCTTCCGACTGGCAAACAGGATACTGAAAGTGTCACTAATTTCGGCTGGACCTTCCTTACCAATGCCTTCTGGGGAGAAGACCCCCTGGGTGGAAAAACAAACACCAGCGGTAAATGGACCGTCACTATGGGTGATGTAGTAAACAATGGAGTGGGCACTTGGAATAGTTATAAAGTTACCCTGCTTATGGGAGATATAGTATTCAATAGCACCGAGGGCACTACCACCCAGACTGAAAATATCAAGGCAAGGTCTCTTACAATCAAACAACCCGACGCAGTCTTTAAAAACCCTTCCGGCATGTCTGTTGTTGTGGAAGAACAGGTTCAGGTTACAAGCGGTGAACTTAACGTAAACGGTGCAGTCACAATGTCCAGACCTGCTGACGATGACGACCCGGAAGACGGTATTTTTATCCTCGACGGCGGTATTGTCTCCGGTACCGGCATCATCGACGCCCCCTACGGTTTTTATCATACTGGCGGCACCATCAAACCCGGCAACTCCATCGGCACCCTCACCATCAACGGCGATTATTATCAGGGCGCTCAAGGCAAGCTCTTAATCGAGGTAGCCTCCACGACCAGCAATGATCTCCTTGCCATAAACGGCGCCGCAGACTTGAACGGCATTCTCCAGACCTCATGGTCGGGAGGATATACCCCGGCAATAAGAACAAAGTTCGGGACTATCCTGACTGCTTCATCAGGGATAACGGGACAGTTCACCTCCCTTCTCACCAACATTACCCCCACGGTACTCTTTAAACCTAAGTATGATATTCCCAACCAGATATACCTCATGGTAGAAAGAGACTACACCAACCAGAACCTCCTTCTCTACCTTACTGCGAACCAGAGGGCGGTAGGCTCCATGCTCAATTCTGTGGGGAATACAGCAACAGGGGATCTCGATACGGTCTTACATGTCATAGATGACCTCCCCGCATACGGTCTTGATCAGCTTGCCCCCAGGGGCAGCGAGGCTATCTCCGGTATGGGGATCAGCGGCGCCTCCTTCCAGACAGGGAACCTCTCTGAACGATTAAGCGATCTGAGACGAGGCATACGCGGTTTAAGCTTCACGGGGTTATACTACAGGAATACCGATTTTATTGCGAACGGAAAAGAAACACCCGTGCTGCTTGCCAGTGCAGGTTCAGATCTCACAGGTATGCTCCCTTCAGGAGTAAATGAAAGGTGGGGTTTCTTTGTGAAGGGGAATATTGTATCCGGAGATCAGAAGGACTCGCCCGATCGTACAGGCTATGATTTTACCAGCGCAGGGGTTACAGTAGGTTCAGACTACCGCTTTACCGGGAACTTTATTGCCGGTCTTATGCTTGGGATCAACACTGCCAGGGCCAATGTGGACAGTATGGGCAGTAAGGTAAAAACGAACGGTTATACCCTGGGAACTTACGGGACATACTATGATAATGGTTTTTATATTGATGGCAGCATAAGCTATGGTTTAACAGACTATGACAATACACGCCGTATTGTATTTCCGGGTCTGGACCGTACCGCAACCTCATCCCCTGATGGCAACCAGATTACCGCCTACGGGGGCACAGGATATGAGTTCCGTATGAACAGATGGATGATTACCCCCACCGTGTCCTTCCAGTATACCAAACTCAATACAGACAGCTATACCGAGAAGGGGGCAGGAGCCATAAATCTCGATGTGGACAGACAGAATACCGAATCACTTCAGGGAAACATAGGGGGCAGGATATCCTTTACCTGGCAGACAGATAGTGCGGTCATTATGCCTGGTATCCGCGCCTCATACGGATACGAGTTTTTAAGAGGCAGCCAGAATATTACTTCACGTCTTGCCCAGGGGAGCTCCCCCTTCAGTATCGAGACCATGTCTCCTGACAGGAATTTTATCTCCCTTGGTGCAGGCATTACCGCCTTTACCGTGCGTGATATGTCAGTCTACATAAACTATGATGTCCAGATCGGCGAGAACAAATATGTGGCCCAAAGCGTGAATGCAGGGCTTAGGGTGGGGTTCTGAACTGACAGGAAGCGTCGCGCGTATGTGCTACTTCCTCTTTATTTCGCTCTTCAGTGCATCCAGCAATACCCTGAAGGGGATGTTTTTTTCAACGGACAACCTTTTTACATCTTCAAACTCGATATGGGATTTTATGAGATTCCCATTGGCATCAAAGCCGTTTTTTATTCTTAAGGGGCCGCAGGAGGTTTCGATAGTCTGCATCTCTCTTTTTAGAGTACGCCTCCGGTCTTTTCTTAATCTTATCCCGAAAGTCGTTGTCTCCAGGAACAATGTATCCAGTATCTTCTGGAGTTTTTCTGCTGTTACAGTAACAGAGAGCCTGATCCCGATCCTTCCCTTTTTCATATAAACCGGGAAAGAGAGGACATCGAGGGCGCCAGCTTCCCGTATTTTGTCAGATATTGCCCCCAGATACTCCATTTCCATATCATCAATGTCAGACTCTATTACCCAAACTTCTTCTTCGTAGAGAGGTTCTTCGGTTTTGCCGATAAGGATGCGCAAAATATCCGGTTTGGCGGTTTTGTATGCCCCCATGCCGTACCCTGTTTTTTCAATGGTGAATGGGGGCGCCATGTTTTTGTCCTTTACATAATACCGTACGATAGTTGCACCTGTCGGGGTTGTGAGTTCAAGGGGTTCTTCCAAGAATACGACAGTATACCCGGTGAGGATTTCAAGGGTTACGGGAGGCGGGTTTGGTATGATACCATGCGAGGTCTTTATTGTCCCCCTTCCGTGTGGTACGGGTCCGCAGAAAACTTTCTGAATATTGAAATAGTGCATGCCTTTGGCAACACATAAAAGGTCTATGAGTGTATCGATATGGGAAAGTTCGTGGAGATGAAGGTGATCTTTTGAGGTACCGTGCACTTTTGACTCTGCCTCAAGGATGATATCGAGCATCCCCCTTGCATCCTCCCTTATCTTTTCGTCGATCTCAACGGTGTTTATAATTTCTTCCATCTGTCTTATTGACAGATGGGTATCTGAATCTTCAATATTGAGATGAATGCCTTCAATGATGCCCTGTTTTTTCTTCTCGGGAGACAAGGCCGGAACCGGAACCGGTAGTTTTTCGAGGAGAGTCTTAATCTCTTCAAAGGGCAATCCTGCATTGAGGAATGCGCTTATCATCATATCGCCGCTTATACCGAAAATGGGATCTATATAAAGAATGTTCATAGTCTGTTAATCAGGGTTGCAAAATAGGCTGCACCGAATCCGTTATCTATATTGAAGACTGAAATGGTGGAACATGAGTTGAGCATGGCAAGGAGTGCTGTCAAGCCGCCAAAACTTGCCCCATACCCTATGCTGGTGGGAACGCCAATGACAGGAACCCCTACAATGCCTGCTATAATAGACGGTAGTGCCCCCTCCATACCGGCCGCCACTATGATGACCCGTGCCCTTTTTAATATTTCGAGATTCTGAAATAATCTATGTATCCCTGCAACGCCCACATCATAGAGCTTTTCTGTTTGATTCCCGAAAAAGACTGATGTAATATATGCCTCTTCCGCAACCCTTATATCACTCGTGCCGGCAGAGATCACAAGGACAATGCCTTTCCCCTTAATTGCCTCATCCTCTTTTATGTAGAAACATCGTGCTGCCTCATCATAAGTACCAACAGGAAATGTTTCTTTTAAGGATTTCCCGGCCTTATTGCTGAGCCGTGTAACGAGGACATTGATATCCTTTTGTCTCATGGAGGTTACTATCTCTATTATCTGATGAATGGTCTTGCCCTGCCCGAATACCACCTCTTCCATGCCTTTGCGTACAAGCCTGTGGTGGTCAAGCTTTGTATGGCTCAAGTCTTCAAAAGGGAGGTCTTTCAGTTTCTCGTAAGCCTCGTCAACAGAAATATCGCCATTTTTCACATTTTTCAAAAGATATATGAGTTTTTCGTCCATCATGGTTAAAGCCCGTTTATTCAATCACGAACGCATGTTTCACAATCTTCACGCTCTGACTGTCAATCCCTACCACATCAAATCTTACTTTTTTATCAAAACACTTATGTGTCTTCATATAGAACATGGCGGATCTGATAATACGTTTCTTTTTTGTCGTATTTACCGCTTCAAAAGAGGTCCCGTAAACAGGCGTATTCCTCTTTTTTACTTCCACAAAAACGAGGTAGCCATCTTCCTCTGCGATGATGTCAATCTCTCCAAAATGGTTTCTGTAGTTTTTTTCCAATATCTTATATCCTTCAGCTTTCAATATGCTCACTGCCCTTTCTTCGCCTTTTGTGCCTTCTTCCCTTTTATTGGACAAGGTATTCCTTTACCCCTCTGAATGTTTTTCGATGTATGGGAGAGATGCCATATTCCCTTATGGCAATTTTATGATCTTTTGTCGGGTAGCCTTTATTTTTTGTGAAGTTATAATCAGGATACAGTGTGTGGTATGTCTCCATGATACCATCCCTTACAACCTTTGCGACGATGGAGGCACAGGCGATGAAAAAGCACTTTTTATCACCCTTTACTACCGGCTTGCTCAGGGGAAAACCTTTAATCCCGTAGTTGCCGTCTATGAGGAGAAGGTCTGGCCGGATGTCTGTGTCTTTCAGCGCCCTTTCCATGGAAAGGAGGCTTGCCTGGAGGATATTTATCTGTTCTATCTCTTCGTGGGTAGCAATGCCGATGCCTACTTTATATGCATGTTCCCTTATCCAGTGGAATAGTGAAACCCTTTGCTTTTCGGTAAGCTGTTTGGAATCATTAATGTTTGATTTCTTTTCAGGCAATTCTTTCCAGATTACACACGACGACACTACAGGGCCGGCGAGGGGTCCCCTGCCTGCTTCATCAATGCCGCCAATTAGTCCTGCAAGCTTGCAGCAGTGCATTATACTAATTTGCCTTCATTCATATAGCTTTGTTGTCTCCTCGTCGCACTCCTCGACGTACTATCAGTACGTCTCTGTCGGCTTCTCGTCGTCGCCTCGCTCTATTTTTGAATCCAAATTAGTATTAATCTCTTTTTTCTTTCAGTTTTGCAGCCTTGCCTCTCAGATTCCTCAGGTAGAAGAGCTTTGACCTTCTGATCTTGCTCTTGCTCATTACCTCAATATTTTCAATGAGAGGTGAATGTTTGGGAAAGGTCTTTTCTATTCCTACACTGTATGATACCTTTCTTACAGTGAAGGTTGCCCTTGTATTCCCCCCTCTTTTTCTTATCACAATGCCTTCGAAGACCTGAACTCTCTCTTTATCGCCTTCAAAGATTTTTGTGTATACCTTCACGTTATCACCGATATTTATCTCGGGTAGGTCCAGCCTCATGTGTTCTTTTTCGAGTAAATCAATTGTCTCGTTCATCTTTGTCTCCTCTTTCACCAAATATTCTATCAAGAATGATTCCAAGCGCTACCCTCAGGGACAGGTGATTGTAGTCTCCGCTCCCTTTAACCGGCATAAGCATCTTGTCACATAATTCAACCGTTGTGCCCGTTAACCCCCAGCCTGTTCCGAAAAGCATGAGAAACGGCCTTTCTTCTTTACCGATCATATCCCGAAGCTCATGATACCCTATTGATTTGTCATCCCTTTCCATTGATGATGTGCCGATAATGATAGGGTTGCCGGATATTCTGATTTCTGTCAGCATCTCTTCTATATCGTTACATACTCTTATTTTTTCTAAAGCCACACTTCTCAAAGGGTTATATGTTAAGCCGTATCCATGTTCCCAGTGGTGAATCAATTTTTCCATTATCTTCCTCTGTTTTACAAGAGGAGTAACAATATAGCATAAATCAATACCAAATGTCATGCAACTTCTTGCAATGTCATGTATTTCCATATTTGTTACGCTTGTGGCAACAATATCCCGATTTTTGTCGTAAACCGGGTAGTGGATAATTGCAATATAAACATTATTCAGGGATGTCCTCCATAATCTCTCTCATGAACTTACGGTCTTCTTTGTTGGGCTCAACACGGGTCATCAGATCGGGTCTTTTAAGGATTGTCTTTTTTATTGCCTCTTTCCTTCTCCATTTTCTTATCTCTTCGTGATTTCCCGATAACAGCACAGCAGGGACTTCCATATCCATAAACAGAGGGGGTCTGGTATACTGCGGATATTCGAGGAGTCCGTCCTTCAGGCTTTCATCGCTCACAGATGCTTCATTTCCAAGCACGCCCGGAATGTGCCTTATAATGGCATCTATGAGCGCCAGGGCAGGTATTTCGCCACCGGAAAGGATATAATCACCTATTGATATTTCTTCATCGACAAGGGAAAGCGCCCTTTCGTCTATGCCTTCATAACGACCGCACAAAAGCGCTAAATGAGGATTACGCGCAAGCCTTACCGCTGTTCCTTCATCTAATATCCTGCCCTGAGGGGTAAGTAGTATGTATTTCGGCCTTTTCGTATTTGCATTAATATGCTCCATGGCATTGTAGATGGGTTCTATCTTCATGACCATGCCGGGCCCGCCCCCGTAAGGGGCATCATCACAGGTCTTGTGCACATCTTCAGCGAAATCCCGTATGTTTACAAGGTTAAAGCTTACAAGTCCCTTATCCAGGGCCTTTTTGATGATACTTTCCTGGAGTGGTGATTCAAATATTTTAGGAAAGAGTGTAAGAATTGTTATGATCATTTTATCAATTATTTATAATTTCAGTTTTATGCCTGTTCAATAACGGGATACTATAGCACATTTTTTTTATGTTATCACTTCACATTACAGCAATTATGAATGAAATATCACGTTTTTGCTCTGACTTCAACTGTGATAAATGATATCCGATATTTGCAATCCCTCGGTCTTGGTGATTTTTGTTAAGGAAATGTATCCCTGGAACGAATAGCGGAACATTTTTGGGGCCACCCGTCTTGGCGAAAACGAGCGTCCCCGAAAGGGATGATGTGCAGGCATGAACATCTTCGGGTAGCCTCCGCCCTTGCACATCAAGCGAATTGAGCCGGTGGAACGGGTCAAAAATGTGAAGCTGATGAGTGGAAGGGAACATTTCCTTATGGGGACGTAATTGGGGTCGGGCCAAACCCTTTAAAAACAGTTTTGAGTGTTGACAACCTGTTGCCCAAACAAGCATACAACAAATAATAACGGAATATGCGCCGGAAGAACTTTGCGGCTTCGCCGTTAAACCGTTACCCGAGTCGCGCCTTCGAGCACTGTTGGGACCCACTTAACGAGGAAAAATGTCCCGAAGGGCAATCTGCGCTGTTTGAGGAGGAACGACGAGTTCGCAGATTGAATGCATTCCGAGTTTTAGTGGGTATACAGCGCGCAGTGAAGCAGGGAGGGAAATAGTGTTCCGGTATATCCATATTATCAAGACTGATGGATTAAAACTTCGGCTAATATTCATTTGGCTTCATATTTCATTGTGCTATAGTTAAGTTGTGTGGAACATCGAAAGAACTGACGAAATTTGATCCAATCCGGAATGCTATTTTATTGATTGGTGGCGATAAAAGAGGTGACAAACGATTCTATCAGAAAATGATACCGATCGCCGACAACCTGTATGACAGGCATCTTGAAAAATTAAGGATGGAATCATGAAAACAAAAGTAAAAGCAAGAACAAATAAAAAAGAAGATTTTATTGACGAGTTGGCTTCCATGATGCCTCCTGAAAGAGCAGAAAGGGCCAAAAGGGAAGCTGAAAAGGAAATATTCCATATACGGTTATCTGAATTAAGGAAAAAAATGGGTATTCGCCAGGAAGATGTCAAATCGTTTACCCAGTCGGGTATTTCAAAATTGGAGTCAAGGAGTGACATGAAGGTGTCAACCCTTATAGAGTACCTCAAAAGCATAGGCATGGGGGTCGAGATAAAGGCCTATTCGAAAAACGTTATTAATAAAAATGTAGATGCAGTAACATTGCTGAAGGTTTGAGGAGAAAGTAGCCTTTACGTTTCCGGCTCCACCACAGTCATCGTTTTGTTTATGATATCGATTGAAAGAATGTAGTCCTCAACCATGGGAATTAATATTTCCTTCTCTCCTCTGACCACTATCAGGTACTGAGCGCCCGTATGCATTACCTCTGTAACAGTTCCCATCCCGATGTCATCCTGATTGATTACTTTCAGACCAATAAGCTGGTATTCATAATATTCGTCGTCATTCAGAGGGGGGAGTTGTTCCTCTTTGACAAAGAATTCTTTGTTTATTAGAGACAAGGCAGCCTCAGGGCTGTCAAATCCTTTAAACTTCAGGTAGAAGAAGCCTTTATAGAGCCTTTTGTCTGTTGGTTCAAATGTTACCCACCGGTTATTTTCATTCTTAACTAAAAAAGAGGTGTATTCATAGAACACCTCTTTTTCGTCATTGTAATACTGAAATTTTACTTCCCCTTTAATTCCGTGGGTGGATATTACTCGCCCAACAGGGACATATCCCATTACTCTATGATTTCGAGAACTGCCCGTTTCCTTACTTTTGTGGATGCTGCGCTCAATATGGTTCTCATAGCACGTGCGGTCCGTCCCTGTTTCCCTATGACCTTTCCGAGATCATCCTTGGAAACACTCAGCTCGAAAACGGATGTTTTCTCGCCTTCAATTTCGGATACTTTTACCATATCAGGGTTGTCTACCAAGGCCTTTGCAATGAATTCAATCAATTCTTTCAACACGGCTCCACCTCCATAAGTTATTGGTTTATTTCCTTGAGTACCCCTTCTTTTTTGAATATGTTTTCAACAGTCTTTGTGGGCCTTGCCCCTTTTTTATACCATTCCTTGATCTTTTCTTTATCAAGGGTTATCTCAGCAGGGTCTGTAATCGGGTTGTATGTCCCCACGTTTTCAATAAACCTGCCGTCTCTTGGATACTGACTGTCAGCCACAACAATTCTGTAAAAAGGTCTTTTCTTAGCACCATACCGTGACAATCTGAATTTTACCGCCAAAATTTCACCTCCTATTGCATGAGTAGTTGCTTTGGAAAGCCCTTTGAGCCTCCCTTTGCGAACTTTTTGATCATTTTTTTTGTTTCAGCATACTTTCTGAGAAGCTCATTTATATCCTGAACCTTCGTGGCACTGCCCTTTGCAATGCGCATTCTCCTGCTCCCGTCTATAAGATGGGGATAGATTCTTTCTTTTGCTGTCATGGAATTTATAATTGCTTCAGTCTTTTTTATATCCTTCTCTGCCTCGGAAAAGTTAATTGCCCCCTTTAGCTTGTTAAATCCCGGGAACATGCTGATGATGGATTCTATCGAACCAAGCTTCTTCATCTGTTTTATCTGTTCCTTGAAATCTTCAAGGGTGAATTCGTCTTTTCTCAGTTTCTTTTCAAATACCCTTGCCTGTTTTTCATCGAATACTTCCTGTGCCTTCTCAACGAGGGAGACGATATCGCCCATACCAAGTATGCGAGATGCCAGTCTTTCGGGGAAGAAAGGCTCAAGGGCATCCAATTTTTCACCTATACCAATGAATTTTATGGGTTTTCCTGTGGCGGCCTTTATTGAGATGGCAGCGCCACCTCTCGCATCGCCGTCTAATTTTGTGAGAATCACGCCGTCAACATCCAGCTTTTCGTTAAATGCCCTTGCAATATTAACTGCATCCTGCCCTGTCATAGCGTCGAGGACAAGCAACGTTTCTCTCGGGTTGAGAAGCTTTTTCTGGTTTATCAGCTCCTCCATCATCTCTTCGTTTATATGGAGGCGTCCGGCGGTGTCCACAATCATGGTATCGAAACCGTTCTTCATAGCGTACGCCTTAGCCTCGGAGCATATTTGAAGCGGGTTCTTCATGTTCTTTGAATCAAAGGTACTTACACCTATCTGGGCGCCTATCTTCATTAACTGGTCGATTGCAGCGGGTCTGTAAACGTCTGATGGGACGAGAAGAGGCTTCCTGCCTTTTTTCCTTAAAAATATGGCCAGCTTGCCTGCTGTTGTGGTTTTACCGGAACCCTGGAGCCCTGCAAGCATAATAGCAACCGGCGGAGAACCGGAGGTGTCGAGTGGTTTATTCACCTTGCCGAGAAGCTCGCACATCTCATCATGGACGATCTTTGTGAACAGTTGACCGGGGGTTATGCTGGTGAGTACCCCACCGCCTAAAGCCTTCTCTTTCACCTTGTCGAGGAAGTCTTTGGCGACCTTATAATTCACGTCTGCCTCGAGGAGCGCAACCCTCACTTCCCTTATGGAATCCTTGATGTTATCCTCGGTGAGCTTGCCGTATCCCCTGAGCTTCTTGAATGTACCTTCTAATCTTTCCTGTAATTTCTCGAACATATAGGCTATAAGATAATAAAAAACCGTTGAATAGTCAATGTTAATCATGCGGACCCCATACCCGGTTCAAAGTTCAATGTTCAATTGGTTCAATTTGTCCCATTAGTTGTATTGGTTTTAACCAATAAGACCAATGAAACCAATACAACTAATAATTAGTATGTGGAGATTCAACTATTCACTGCC
The genomic region above belongs to Pseudomonadota bacterium and contains:
- the rimM gene encoding ribosome maturation factor RimM (Essential for efficient processing of 16S rRNA), encoding MGYVPVGRVISTHGIKGEVKFQYYNDEKEVFYEYTSFLVKNENNRWVTFEPTDKRLYKGFFYLKFKGFDSPEAALSLINKEFFVKEEQLPPLNDDEYYEYQLIGLKVINQDDIGMGTVTEVMHTGAQYLIVVRGEKEILIPMVEDYILSIDIINKTMTVVEPET
- a CDS encoding KH domain-containing protein, producing the protein MLKELIEFIAKALVDNPDMVKVSEIEGEKTSVFELSVSKDDLGKVIGKQGRTARAMRTILSAASTKVRKRAVLEIIE
- the rpsP gene encoding 30S ribosomal protein S16, with protein sequence MAVKFRLSRYGAKKRPFYRIVVADSQYPRDGRFIENVGTYNPITDPAEITLDKEKIKEWYKKGARPTKTVENIFKKEGVLKEINQ
- the ffh gene encoding signal recognition particle protein, coding for MFEKLQERLEGTFKKLRGYGKLTEDNIKDSIREVRVALLEADVNYKVAKDFLDKVKEKALGGGVLTSITPGQLFTKIVHDEMCELLGKVNKPLDTSGSPPVAIMLAGLQGSGKTTTAGKLAIFLRKKGRKPLLVPSDVYRPAAIDQLMKIGAQIGVSTFDSKNMKNPLQICSEAKAYAMKNGFDTMIVDTAGRLHINEEMMEELINQKKLLNPRETLLVLDAMTGQDAVNIARAFNEKLDVDGVILTKLDGDARGGAAISIKAATGKPIKFIGIGEKLDALEPFFPERLASRILGMGDIVSLVEKAQEVFDEKQARVFEKKLRKDEFTLEDFKEQIKQMKKLGSIESIISMFPGFNKLKGAINFSEAEKDIKKTEAIINSMTAKERIYPHLIDGSRRMRIAKGSATKVQDINELLRKYAETKKMIKKFAKGGSKGFPKQLLMQ